The Celeribacter baekdonensis genomic interval GGCCATCGGCGCGCGTGAGGTCCATATTTTTCTAGACCGCCCCAACCCCGAAGCCGAGGCCCTGCTCCATGGGCTTGAGGGCTGTATCCTCGCAACCTGCGACCAGACCTATTGGGATAAAGTCAACAACGGCCGTCGCCCAGAGCGCCATACAGGGCGGCAAAAATTCAACGCGACCCGCGTGTATCAAACCACCAAATGCGATTGGCTATTGCATTGCGATGTCGATGAATTCATCGCGGACGGCGCTGCGTTGTCGAGCCTATTGAACCGAAAGGAAAGTGCGCATGGCCTCGTCTTGCGCAACCGCGAACGGGTCCATCTTGAGACGGAGCCGGGAGAGACCATCTTTGAGGGCGCGTTTCGCGACCCAATCGGACTGACAGAGAGCGACGCCAAAGCCCTATATGGCCGGTTTGCCAAATTCCTCGACTTTGGGCTAACGGGCCACCGAACCGGCAAGACCATCGTCCCCACCGGGCGCGATTGGACCATGGGTGTGCATTACCCCATTGGCGCGGATATGGCCAAGATGATCAAATCAGAGACCCGGCTGCTGTTGCATTTTGATGGTCTGACAGAGCTGCATTACGCGTTGAAATTGCTTAAAAAAGCCTTCGAGGACTATTCCGGCCCCAAACGCCAGATCGGGCAGGAACGTGAGGCGCAATACCGCTATATCCGCAACAAAGCCGACAACCCCAAAGAGCTCTTTCGACTGGTGCACGGGGTTCAAAGCCTGAACGAGCGGCAAGCCACAACTCTGGGCGTGCTGGGCGTCCTGCATGACACAGCTTTCATGCCGCAAAACTGCGCCGATCTGGACCTGACGACCACAACATTCAATGCCATGCTGCGCGCACGCGAAGCGGCCCTGATCGCCAAAGCCGGATTAGAGCTTTGAGCGAAAGGAAAAGCCGGACCCTTTCGGACCCGGCTTGAGACATTGATCTGAGGATCACTTAGAAATTATAGGACACACCGAAGTTAAGCGCATTGGTGATGATGTCGGTTTCCAATGTACCGCCACCATTCAGGTCCGCTTTGACTTGGCTATAGGTGCCTTTGTATTCGCCAAAAAGGTCCCATGTGTCATTGAGCGCGTAGCTTGCACCCAGCACAACGGCGACGGTCGGACCCGCAATCTGATATTCGATGGTGTTGGTATTCGCAGTGACCACCTCGACATGTGGGATGACGATCCCGGCGGAGACGCTTGCATAGGGGGTCACATTGTTCCAAAGCCCCGGCCAGCGCCAGATCGGACCAACCGTCAGGTTGTTCAGCCCGTCAGTGAATTCCAGCGTCGAAAACCCGTTCGCCGCCTTATCGCCTTCGTCGGCATAGACTTTGGTGTGGTTGAAATCAGCGATCCAGCCGAAATTATCCCGCACCCACCAGGTGCCACGGATGCCGTAATAGGGCGGCATCTCAAAGCTCTTGCCTTTCCATCCCGTGGTGAAATCAAAGGCGTCCACCCCATCGTTGCCGGTCACGCCGCTATGCGGCGCGGTTTGGTAGCCGGAATAGACGGAAATGGTAAAATCATCGGCCTGAGCGGCGGACAGAGCGGATAGGGTGGCCACGGTTGCGGCCAAAACGGCTTTCATTGCAATGCTGCGCATCATCGTTCCAATTCGTTTCGAAAGTGAGTCTCTTATCCCCTTCATACACGATCTTTGGCATATATCGCGACTCCAAGCTGTGCGAATGCGCGCAAGCGTCGCGCCCAAACCACACGGAACCTGCGCAATCAGGCGTCAAAGCGGACCACCGAATGCCTCATCTGCCCAATCACGCAAGCCAACGTGCTCGAAAAATGCCGCATGATCCGTGCGCAATTGTGCATCAAAGCTGGCAGGGCAAAGGTCCAACCCGTCGCAACCACGGGGGACAAAAGGCGTCTCCTCCAAACACCCCAAACTCCGGTATAAATCGGCCTGCGCCGGGGTGAAATCTTTCAGCGCCCGCGTCAGCGCAAAAATCTCGGCGGGCTCAGCGGCCTTTTCGCGAAAGGCCCTCACGGCGGCCATACGTTTATGGCCCTTGCGCGGGCGCGGGCCGTTTGGCGTCTCATAAGCGCGTTTGAGCATTTTCAGGATAAAATGCAGCCGGGTCAGCCCGTCAAAATGCAAGATCCTCGCAGAGCTAGGTCTGCGCATAGCGGGCTCCCCGGTTGCGCGATCCAAGGCATGATGGACCCCGATCTCAAAATCATGCCCGACAGGCGAGAGGGTTTTGCCCATCGAATGGCCCATCATCCCCTTATTCAAATAGCGCGCGGCGGGACCGAACAACGAGGCCGCCAAATCGTCGAACAGCCACATCGGTGTACGAAATCCACCCTCAAAAATTGACAGCCCCGGATCAACGGGCAACCAAACGCGCTCGCTATTGGACAAATGAAGCGTCTGGTGTGGGGCCTCGATCGTCGTCGCCAAGTCAGCAATCAGGGCCTCGGGCTGAACAACAAATTCGTCTGCATCGCAATGCAAAAGCCAATCGCAATCGGTCTGACCATAGGCTTGAGTGGCATTGTATTTCTGCCGGGCCAAATGATGTGGCGGGCGCTTTTTAAAACGGCTCTTGGCCCAATACGTCGCATCACATTGTGTTAAAACGCACCCCCGGATGCCTGCCACCAAAGGCCCAACCTCAGGGATCACTCGATCCAGGAAAACGTGCACTTCGCAGGCGCCAAGCGCCAAATGATGTCGCACGAAAGCGGCAATCAATACGGCGGGTTCATCCACGGTGGCGACCACTGCCCATGTTGGTAAGGCTTTTTTCATCAACGACTTTCTGTAAAGCACACTGTGGTTCGTTTCGTCCGCACAGCCCCAATCGCAATATCAGCGTGCGATTTTATCCGCAAACACAGGTCTGCGTCGATTCTTTTCCCCACCCTGCATCACCGCGCGCAATGCAATTTGTGATCACACGAATTATTGCTGTGATCACAAATTTCAAAAACATCGGCCATTTACCGCTAACGGTCGAAAAATCCTTTCGTTTGCGCCGGGCGGTGTGTCATGTCAGGGCCAATCGAACCAGGGAGAGGATATCTCTAATGAACATCCACGAGTATCAGGCCAAACGCCTTCTCAAGGAATACGGCGCGCCGGTTTCCGACGGTCGTGTCGTTTTGAATGCGGCCGACGCAAAAACCGCTGCAGGCGAACTTGACGGGCCGCTTTGGGTTGTCAAAGCGCAGATCCACGCAGGTGGTCGCGGCAAAGGCTCCTTTAAAGAAGCTGGCGCTGGCGAAAAAGGCGGCGTGCGTCTTGCGAAATCCGTCGAGGAAGCCGCGAAAGAAGCCAATGCAATGCTCGGCCACACTCTGGTCACGCACCAGACTGGTCCGGCTGGCAAACAAGTCAACCGCATCTACATCGAAGATGGCTCCGACATCGCCCGCGAACTCTACCTCGCGCTGCTCGTGGATCGTCAGTCGTCCCGCGTGTCCATCGTCTGCTCCACCGAGGGCGGCATGGACATCGAAGAGGTGGCTGAAAACACCCCTGACAAAATCCTGTCCTTCTCTGTTGATCCCGCGACCGGCCTTCAGGGCTTCCACGGTCGTCGCGTCGCTTTTGCTCTGGGCCTTGAAGGCAAACAGATCAAACAGTGTTCGCAGCTGATCCAGAACCTGTACCGCCTCTTCGTCGAAAAAGACATGGAGATGCTGGAAATCAACCCGCTGATCGTGACCCCGGCTGGCGACATCAAATGTCTCGACTGTAAAGCTGGTTTCGACGGCAACGCTTTGTACCGCCATGCCGACATCGTTGGCCTGCGCGACGAAACCGAAGAAGACCCGAAAGAACTGGCCGCTTCCCAGCACGACCTGAACTACATCGCACTTGACGGTGAAATCGGCTGCATGGTGAACGGTGCTGGTCTGGCGATGGCCACGATGGACATCATCAAACTCTACGGCGCAGAGCCTGCCAACTTCCTCGACGTAGGCGGCGGCGCGACCAAAGAGAAAGTGACCGAAGCGTTCAAAATCATCACCTCTGACCCGAACGTCAAAGGCATCCTCGTGAACATCTTCGGCGGCATCATGCGCTGTGATGTGATCGCGGAGGGCGTGATTGCCGCCGTGAAAGAAGTCGGACTTCAGGTTCCGCTTGTTGTCCGCTTAGAGGGCACCAACGTGGAACTCGGCAAAGAGATCATCAAAAACTCTGGCTTGAACGTGATTGCCGCCGACAACCTCAAAGACGGCGCGCAGAAAATCGTTAAAGCGGTGAAAGGCTAAGACCCATGGCAATTCTTGTAAACGAAAACACCAAGGTCATCTGTCAGGGCTTCACTGGCTCGCAGGGCACCTTCCACTCTGAACAAGCCATCGCATATGGCACCAAAATGGTCGGCGGCGTGACCCCTGGCAAAGGTGGCTCCAGCCACCTCAACCTGCCGGTGTTCAACTCGGTTCACGAAGCGAAAGCTGTGACCGAAGCCAATGCCACCGTGATCTACGTGCCGCCGCCCTTCGCCGCGGATTCCATCCTTGAGGCGATCGACGCCGAAATGGAATTGATCATCTGCATCACCGAGGGCATTCCTGTGCTCGACATGATGAAAGTGAAACGTGCACTCGTCGACAGCACCTCGCGCCTGATCGGCCCGAACTGCCCCGGCGTGATCACGCCTGATGCGTGCAAAATCGGCATTATGCCGGGTCACATTCACCGTCGCGGCTCCGTCGGCGTGGTGTCCCGCTCCGGCACGCTGACTTACGAAGCTGTGAAACAGACCACCGACCTCGGTTTGGGTCAGTCCACGGCTGTGGGCATCGGCGGCGACCCGATCAAAGGCACGGAGCACCTCGATATCCTCGACATGTTCCTTGATGATCCGGAAACCACCTCCATCATCATGATCGGTGAAATCGGCGGCTCCGCAGAAGAAGAAGCGGCCGAATTCCTCGCCGAGCAAAAGAAAAAAGGCCGCTGGAAACCCACCGCAGGCTTTATCGCAGGCCGCACAGCCCCTCCGGGCCGCCGCATGGGTCACGCTGGTGCCATCGTGGCAGGCGGCAAAGGCGATGCAGAGTCCAAAATCGAAGCGATGAAATCCGCAGGTATCGTGGTCGCTGACAGCCCCGCCACCCTTGGCGAAGCTGTGATGGAAGCGATCAACAAAGGCTAAGCGCCACGGCGATCAGCCTTTAAAACCAGCCTGCGCCCGGTGATCACGTCGGACGCAGGCTTTGCCGCAAAAGCGGCCCCCATTTAGAGCCCCTCAGAAGGTCCGCAAAGATGAACGACCAGAGCCCGAACGACATCCTCCACGCCTCTTCCTTTATGCAGGGGCATAACGCGGAGTACCTTGAACAGGTCTACGCGAAATACACCCAAGACCCCTCCTCTGTGGACGCCTCCTGGGGTGAGTTTTTCAACTCTCTGGGCGATGCCGCATCGGATGTCACCGCCGAGGCTGCGGGGCCGTCCTGGGCGCGCGCCGATTGGCCGCCTGTGCCGCATGACGATCTGACCCAAGCGTTGGATGGACAATGGGCCGAACCGATTGCTGCCGCGAAAAAGATCAAAGAGAAAGCCGTCGAAAAAGGCGTTGAGATCTCTGAGGATCAAATCAAACGCGCTGTGCTCGACTCGATCCGCGCGATCATGATCATCCGCGCCTACCGCATCCGGGGCCATTTGGCCGCCGATCTCGATCCGCTGAAAATGCGCGAAGAGACCCAGCACCCGGAACTTGACCCGCGCTCCTACGGCTTCACCGACGCCGACATGGATCGTCCGATTTTCATCGACAATGTTTTGGGGCTGCAACATGCCTCGATGCGTCAGATCATGGACATCGTCAAACGCACCTATTGCGGCACGTTCGCGCTGCAATACATGCATATTTCCGATCCCGAACAGGCCGGTTGGCTGAAAGAGCGGATCGAAGGCTACGGCAAGGAAATCCAGTTCACCCGCGAAGGCCGCAAAGCCATTCTCAACAAATTGGTTGAGGCTGAGGGCTTTGAAAAATTCCTTCATGTCAAATACATGGGCACCAAACGCTTTGGTTTGGATGGCGGCGAAAGCCTCATCCCAGCGATGGAGCAGATCATCAAACGCGGCGGCAACCTTGGCGTCAAAGAGATCGTCATCGGCATGCCGCACCGCGGTCGCCTGTCGGTCTTGGCCAACGTGATGTCCAAACCCTACCGCGCAATTTTCAACGAATTCCAAGGTGGCTCATTCAAACCCGAAGACGTGGATGGCTCGGGCGATGTGAAATATCACCTCGGGGCCTCCTCGGATCGTGAATTCGATGGCAACAAGGTCCACTTGTCTCTGACCGCGAACCCCTCGCACCTTGAAGCGGTGAACCCGGTCGTTCTGGGCAAGGCCCGCGCCAAAACCGATCAGTATAACGACAAAGACCGCACCTCGGTGATCCCGATCCTGCTGCACGGCGATGCCGCTTTTGCCGGCCAAGGCGTTGTGGCGGAATGTTTTGGTCTCTCCGGTCTGCGCGGTCACCGCACCGGCGGCACGATCCACATCGTGGTGAACAACCAAATCGGGTTCACCACCGCACCGCATTTCTCGCGCTCCTCGCCCTACCCGACCGACAACGCGCTGGTCGTTGAGGCACCGATTTTCCACGTCAACGGCGATGACCCGGAGGCCGTGGTGCACGCCGCGAAAGTCGCCACCGAGTTCCGTCAGAAGTTCCACAAAGACGTGGTTCTCGACATCTTTTGTTATCGCCGCTTTGGTCACAACGAAGGCGACGAGCCGATGTTCACCAACCCGCAGATGTACACCAGCATCAAGCGGCACAAGACCACGTTGCAACTCTACACCGAACGTCTGGTCAAGGATGGTCTTATCCCGGAAGGTGAGATCGAGGACATGAAAGCCGCGTTCCAAGCGCAGCTCAATGACGAGTTCGAAGCGGGCAAGACCTTTAAGCCGAACAAAGCCGATTGGCTTGACGGGCGGTGGTCGCATATCAACCGTGAGGGCGAAGAGTATCAGCGCGGTCAAACCGCGATTTCACAAGACACGATGGCCCAAATTGGCCGGTCGCTGACCTCGCATCCCATTGATTTCAACATCCATAAAACCGTGGCCCGTCAACTCGAAGCCAAGGCACAGATGTTTGAGACCGGCAAAGGGTTTGATTGGGCGACAGGTGAAGCGATTGCCTTTGGCTCTCTGTTGGCAGAAGGCTATCCGGTGCGTCTGGCCGGTCAGGACAGCACACGCGGCACTTTCTCACAGCGTCATTCGGCTCTGATTGATCAAAAATCCGAGGATCGCTACTACCCTCTGAACCACATCCGCGAAGGTCAGGCCCATTACGAGGTCATCGACTCGATGCTCTCCGAATATGCGGTTTTGGGCTTTGAATACGGCTACTCTTTGGCCGAACCCAATGCTCTGACGCTTTGGGAAGCGCAGTTTGGCGATTTCGCCAACGGTGCGCAAATCATGTTCGACCAATTCATCTCCTCGGGTGAAAGCAAATGGTTGCGCATGTCCGGCCTCGTGATGCTCTTGCCACACGGCTATGAGGGCCAAGGCCCGGAACACTCTTCCGCCCGCCTTGAACGATTCTTGCAAATGTGTGGTCAGGACAACTGGATCGTCGCCAACTGTACGACGCCTGCGAACTACTTCCACATCCTGCGCCGCCAGTTGCATCGCTCCTATCGCAAGCCGCTGGTGCTGATGACGCCGAAATCCTTGTTGCGTCACAAATTGGCGACCTCTGTGGCCGCTGATTTCATCGAAGGCTCCTCCTTCCACCGCGTTCTGTGGGATGATGCCGATGCCACCTACGGCACCGCGAAATCGGAGCTGACGCTAAAAGCCGACAAAGACATCAAACGCGTCGTGATCTGTTCGGGCAAGGTCTACTACGACCTGCTTGAGGCGCGCGATACGGCCGGTAAAGACGACACTTACATCCTGCGTCTGGAACAATTCTACCCGTTCCCAGCGCTGTCGATGGTCAAGGAACTTGAGCGCTTTAAAGACGCTGAAGTCGTCTGGTGTCAGGAAGAACCGAAAAACCAAGGCGGCTGGACCTTTGTTGAGCCCAATATCGAATGGGTCCTCACCCGGATCAATGCCACACACACGCGCCCGGTCTATGCTGGTCGTGCCGCCTCCGCGTCGCCAGCCACTGGTCTCGCATCTCAACACAAAGCACAACAATCGGCGCTCGTGAATGATGCGCTCAACATCGAAGGATAATCACATGTCCGTTGAAATCCGCGTCCCCACCCTTGGCGAAAGCGTCACTGAGGCCACCGTCGCAACTTGGTTCAAACAGCCGGGCGACACTGTTGCCGTTGACGAAATGCTCTGCGAATTGGAAACCGACAAAGTGACCGTCGAAGTTCCTTCCCCGGCCGCTGGCACCTTGGGCGACATCATTGCCAAAGAGGGCGACACCGTGGGTGTGGACGCGCTCTTGGCCACGCTGAACGCAGGCGACGGTGCCGCCGCGGCCCCCGCACCGAAAGCCGAAGCCGCTCCCGCAGCCGCTCCGGCCGCGTCTGGGTCTTCTGTCGATGTGATGGTCCCGACCCTTGGCGAATCCGTCACCGAGGCCACCGTGGCCACATGGTTCAAAGCCGTGGGTGACACTGTGGCTCAGGACGAAATGCTCTGCGAGTTGGAAACCGACAAGGTCTCCGTCGAAGTGCCGTCCCCTGCCGCAGGTGTGTTGACTGAAATCGTTGCCGTCGAAGGCACCACCGTGGACGCCTCCGCCAAACTCGCCGTGATCTCGTCGGGTGCGGGTGCCTCTGCGGCTGCTCCGGCCGCCGCTGCTGCTCCTGCCGCTGCGTCCACAGGCAAAGACGTTGAAAACGCGCCTTCCGCCACCAAAATGATGGCCGAACACGGCGTGGATGCCGCCTCTGTGACCGGCACTGGCAAAGATGGCCGCATCATGAAAGACGACGTGCTCAAAGCCATGGCCGCGCCGAAAACTGCGCCGGCTCCCGCTGCCGCTCCGCGTGCACCGTCCGCGCCCTCTGATGCCGCCCGCGAAGAGCGCGTGAAAATGACCAAGCTGCGCCAAACCATCGCGCGCCGCCTCAAAGAGTCGCAAAACACCGCAGCGATGCTCACCACCTATAACGAGGTCGACATGACCGAGGTGATGGCGCTTCGGAACCAATACAAAGACGAGTTTGAGAAAAAGCACGGCGTGCGTTTGGGCTTTATGTCCTTCTTCACCAAAGCCTGCGTGCATGCGCTCAAAGAAGTGCCGGAAGTGAACGCCGAAATTGACGGCACCGATGTGGTTTACAAAAACTACGTCAACATGGGCGTCGCGGCGGGCACCCCGCAGGGCCTCGTGGTCCCGGTCATTCGCGATGCCGATGCGATGTCTTTTGCCGAGATCGAAAAAGCGATCTCCGAGAAAGGCCGTCGTGCCCGTGATGGCAAACTCTCCATGGCGGAAATGCAGGGCGGCACCTTCACCATCTCCAACGGTGGTGTCTATGGCTCCCTGATGTCCTCCCCGATCCTGAACCCGCCGCAATCCGGCATCCTCGGCATGCACAAAATCCAAGACCGCCCGATGGCGATCAACGGCCAAGTTGTGATCCGCCCGATGATGTATCTGGCCCTGTCTTATGACCACCGCATCGTCGACGGCAAAGGCGCTGTGACCTTCCTCGTGCGCGTCAAAGAAGCGCTGGAAGACCCGCGTCGTCTGTTGATGGATCTGTAAACACGTGGTTGTGGGGCCACTTTAGCCCCACACCTTTTCAACTGTCTGGGACAAATCCATGGCGCGACGTTCGAAAGAAGAGGTACTCGACGAGTTTCACAAGCTCTACGATTGCCTCGATGCTTTTCTGTCTTGCCATGATACCCTTCTATCAAAGGCAAATGCTCAATTTCGGCGGAAGCACGTCGTGACACGCGAGCAAATGTTGAACTGGTTCGAGAACGGCACTCATTCCCCATCGCAGATTGTCTCTGGTGTTCTGTCAGGCTTGTCGGACTGCAAAGAGACAGTTGCCGACCTCGCAAAATATGATCCTGACCAAGAGAAGCGTTTTCGTGACGCGTACCTACGCAGACGTGGAAAAAGTTTCGAAGACGACATTGCGTTGGCACGATATTCAAAATGACCCCCCTCCTCACCCTCCTCGCCCTCGCAGGCCTCTTGCACATCGCGCAATTCGTGGTGGCCTCTTATATGGCGAATGTCGATCTGGGGCCGGGCTATACCACCTCGCCCCGCGACCGCGCACCAAGGCGCGAGATGCGCAAGACCACGGCGCGGATGCTGCGGGCCTATGACAACCATGTCCAAATGTTCCCGTTTTTCGCCGCCGCCGTGCTCTTGATCCATGTCACCGATCAATCGAACCTGGTGACCGTCATCGCCGCTTGGGCCTATCTCGCGGCCCGCGCGCTCTACATTCCCGCCTATGCCCTCGGATGGGTGCCGTGGCGGTCCTATATCTGGATGGTGGCGATGCTCTCCATCGCCGTCCTTTTCATTGCCGCTCTGATCTGAGCGGCCCCGCATAGAGTTCAAGACCAAGGAGAAGACCATGGCTTCCTACGACGTAATCATCATCGGTGCTGGCCCCGGCGGCTATGTCTCCGCCATCCGCTGTGCCCAACTGGGCCTGAAAACCGCCGTGGTCGAAGGCCGCGGCACCTTGGGCGGGACCTGCCTCAATGTCGGCTGTATCCCCTCGAAAGCACTGCTGAACGCCACCCACCATCTGCATGAGGCGGAGCATAATTTCGCCAAGATGGGCCTCAAAGGCAAATCCCCATCGGTCGATTGGGATCAGATGAAATCCTACAAAGATGATGTGGTCGGTCAGAACACTGGCGGCATCGAATTCTTGTTCAAAAAGAACAAGATCGACTGGATCAAAGGCTGGGCCACCCTCCCCGCCGTTGGCAAAGTCAAAGTCGGCGACGAGGTCCATGAGGCGAAAAACATCGTGATCGCCACGGGATCTGTGCCCACCTCTCTGCCGGGCGTTGAGGTCAACAATGACGGCGGCGTCGTGGTCGACAGCACGGGCGCGCTAGACTTGCCGAAAGTGCCGAAAAAACTCGCCGTCATCGGCGCGGGTGTCATCGGTCTGGAACTTGGCTCGGTCTACGCCCGCCTTGGCTCCGAAGTGACCGTGGTCGAATACATGGATTTCATCACCCCGGGCATGGACGCAGACGTTCAACGCACGTTTAAAAAGCTGCTTGAGAAACAAGGGCTGAACTTCATCCTTGGCGCGGCTGTGCAGGGTGTGGACGCCTCGAAAACCAAAGCCAAGCTGACCTACAAACTCAAAAAAGACGACTCTGAGCACACGCTTGACGCCGATGTCGTTTTGGTCGCCACGGGCCGCAAACCTTTCACGGATGGTCTTGGACTTACTGAGTTGGGCGTCGAATTCACCCCGCGTGGTCAGGTCAAAACCGACGCCCATTGGGCCACCAACGTCAAAGGCATCTACGCCATCGGTGACGCGATTGTCGGTCCGATGTTGGCGCATAAAGCCGAGGACGAAGGCATGGCCGTGGCAGAGGTGCTTGCGGGCAAACATGGCCACGTCAACTACGCCGTGATCCCCGGTGTGATCTACACGTCGCCCGAGGTCGCCACCGTCGGCCAAACCGAAGCGCAGTTGAAAGAAGAAGGCCGCAAGGTCAAAATCGGCAAATTCTCGTTCATGGGCAACGCCCGCGCCAAGGCCGTGTTCCAAGGCGACGGCTTCGTCAAACTTATCGCGGATGCAGAGACCGACCGTTTGCTTGGCGCCGCGATCATCGGCCCGGCAGCGGGCGACATGATCCACGAGATCTGTGTGGCAATGGAATACGGCGGCTCGGCCCAAGACATTGCACTGACCTGCCACGCCCACCCGACCTATTCGGAAGCCGTGCGTGAGGCGGCATTGGCCTGCGGCGACGGTCCGATCCACGCCTAAAGCGTGACGCCTTTAACCTGAGACAGGGGAAAGGCATCACACTTTAAACGGTCCTAAAATCAAAGGAAAAGGCGCCTTTAAGGGCGCCTTTTCTCATTTCTTATCTTCGCCCGTGGCGGCAATATTGGCCATCCGCGCGGCATGTTCGCGGCGCAACACTTTGCGCAATTCGGCAGAATTCCAACGCTTTTGATCCATCTCCGTCTCCGGCACAAACTGTGGCACAGGAGCGGATTTGCCATCGTCATCCACCGCCACCATGGTGAAGTAGCAGGAATTGGTGTGGCGCACGGTTTGGGTGCGAATATCTTCGGCCTCGACCCGGATACCGATCTCCATCGAGGTGCGGCCCACGTAATTCACCGTCGCCCGAAAATGCACCAATTCGCCCACGGCGATCGGTTCTTTGAACGTCACCTGATCGACGGACAACGTCACCGCATATTTGCCTGAATAGCGCGAGGCACAGGAAAATGCGACCAAATCCAAAAGCTTAAGCAAAGCACCACCGTGCACCTTGCCAGAAAAATTCGCCATATCCGGCGTCATCAGTTCGGTCATTTCCAGATAACGTGCCATGCCAGCCCCTTTCAAAACTCTGCGCTTCAGAAGACGCTGCACAGCAGAAAAGGTCAAGTATTGGCGGCACTGCAGGAAGAGATCATTCATCAAAATGATCCCTTCCTGCCCGACCCAACATCGGGGGGATGATTTCGGGCCGGTTTCTGTAGGCCGCAGATCTGAGCACCGCAAAGATCAGACACGCCTCTTTCAGGAACGCAGCAGCCCACGATTTCCGACGAATTTTTATAAAATTTTTTATTTTCTCGTGGACTGAACAGAAACCGAAACCTGGGCAAAAGCCCGCCTCAGACGGCCAACATCCGTAGCCCTTGCGTCACATCGGAGCGCACGGCAAGCCGCAATCCCGGTTCATCCCCCGCCCGCAAAGCGGCCACAATCAACCGATGGTTTTGTGGCACTTCGGTGCGATTAAGGCGGGCGTACAGGGCACGCATTGTCGGACCAAGTTGCAGCCAAACCGTTTCTGTCAGCGCCAGCATCGCCGGTGCCTGGGCGCGCAAATACAGCGTGCGATGAAATTCCAGATTGGTGCGAATATAGCCAACGTCATCATGTTTCGCGACCATTTCCGCGATCGAGCCGTTGATGGTTTGAAGCCGTTCGATCAGGGCCATATGTGCCCGCGGCAAAGCCCGAGAGGCCAGTTCTGGTTCGATCAAAGCCCGGATCGAGGCCAATTCTTCGATCCGCTCATTGCTCAGCTCCGGCGTGCTCAACCGGCCCGAGGAACTGAGGTTCAGCCCGCCATCGGCCACCAACCGCCGCACCGCTTCGCGCGCGGGCGTCATCGACACATCAAACATTTTGCCAATCCCGCGCAGGGTCAGCGCCTCACCGGGACGAAATTCGCCATGCATGATGCGCGTGCGCAAAGTGCGATAC includes:
- a CDS encoding GntR family transcriptional regulator, whose product is MITPIPRPSDTLGAAHDRVYRTLRTRIMHGEFRPGEALTLRGIGKMFDVSMTPAREAVRRLVADGGLNLSSSGRLSTPELSNERIEELASIRALIEPELASRALPRAHMALIERLQTINGSIAEMVAKHDDVGYIRTNLEFHRTLYLRAQAPAMLALTETVWLQLGPTMRALYARLNRTEVPQNHRLIVAALRAGDEPGLRLAVRSDVTQGLRMLAV